In Brassica napus cultivar Da-Ae chromosome A3 unlocalized genomic scaffold, Da-Ae chrA03_Random_11, whole genome shotgun sequence, the following are encoded in one genomic region:
- the LOC125594098 gene encoding paired amphipathic helix protein Sin3-like 2, which yields MKRIRDDVYSSGSQFKRPLPSSRGESYVQSPVPGDGGVSSQKLTTDDALSYLKDVKEMFQDQRDKYDMFLEVMKDFKAQRTDTSGVIARVKELFKGHNNLIFGFNTFLPKGFEITLDEVEEEAPPKKTVEFEEAISFVNKIKKRFQSDEGVYKSFLEILNMYRKDDKDITEVYNEVSALFEDHLDLLEEFTRFLPESLAAHSAAQLIRSQAQRYHDRGSGPPLVRRMLMEKDRRRERAVASRGDRDHSVDRSDHNDDKAMVKMHREPKKRVDKENRERRSRDLDDGEAEQDNLHHFSEKRKSSRRTEGFEAYSGPASHSEKNNLKSMYNQAFVFCEKVKERLCSQDDYQTFLKCLNIFSNGIIQRKELQNLVSDLLGKFPDLMDEFNQFFERCESNDGFQHLAGVMSKKSLSSEEHLSMPVKGEEKETETEREHKRDLDAAKEKERSNDKYMGKSIQELDLSDCERCTPSYRLLPSDYPIPSVRHRQKLGAAVLNDHWVSVTSGSEDYSFKHMRRNQYEESLFRCEDDRFELDMLLESVGSAAKSAEELLNNIVEKKISIEGSFRVEDHFTALNLRCIERLYGDHGLDVTDLIRKNPAAALPVILTRLKQKQEEWTKCREDFNAVWADVYAKNHYKSLDHRSFYFKQQDSKNLSAKALVTEIKDLKEKSQEEDDVLLSVAAGHRQPIIPHFEYEYLDRTIHEDLFKLVQFSCEEICSTKEQIGKVLRLWKSFLEMMLGVPPRAKGSNSVEDAVETKHHGALTSGDVNVSSDSTNLVLRQLNFAANGDEYASSGVSKHGAIGLLKRDSSAKENCKDGDPANKDGATCSSVKPQKDQENGNGTDKRSGDVDDRVATFLSGVENNNGKVGSGDSSGSRGILSNQVTL from the exons ATGAAGCGGATTAGAGATGACGTGTACTCCTCCGGGTCTCAATTCAAACGTCCTTTGCCCTCTTCTCGTGGCGAATC atatgtgcaatcTCCAGTCCCTGGTGATGGGGGAGTGAGCTCTCAGAAGTTGACAACGGATGATGCTTTGTCTTACTTGAAGGATGTCAAGGAGATGTTTCAAGATCAACGGGACAAGTATGATATGTTTCTTGAGGTTATGAAAGACTTTAAAGCACAAAG GACGGATACATCTGGTGTGATTGCACGAGTCAAGGAGTTGTTTAAAGGCCATAACAATTTGATTTTCGGGTTTAACACCTTTCTGCCTAAGGGGTTTGAAATAACGCTTgatgaagtagaagaagaagctccACCTAAGAAAACTGTTGAATTTGAAGAGGCTATatcttttgttaataaaattaag AAACGGTTCCAGAGCGATGAAGGTGTCTATAAGTCTTTCTTGGAGATCTTAAATATGTATCGGAAGGATGATAAGGACATCACTGAGGTTTACAATGAG GTATCGGCTCTTTTTGAGGACCACCTGGATTTGCTTGAAGAGTTTACTAGGTTTCTGCCAGAGTCTTTGGCGGCTCATTCAGCAGCTCAGTTAATCCGGAGTCAGGCCCAACGGTATCATGACCGAGGATCAGGTCCTCCTCTTGTGCGTCGAATGTTAATGGAGAAG GATCGCCGACGAGAAAGGGCTGTTGCTTCTCGGGGTGACCGTGATCATAGTGTTGACCGTTCTGACCATAATGATGATAAAGCAATGGTTAAGATGCACAGAGAGCCGAAGAAACGAGTCGATAAGGAGAATAGAGAAAGGAGAAGCCGTGATTTGGACGATGGAGAAGCAGAGCAAGATAACTTGCACCATTTCTCAGAGAAAAGGAAGTCCTCCAGAAGAACTGAGGGCTTTGAAGCTTATTCCGGTCCTGCTTCACATTCTGAGAAAAACAATCTAAAAA GCATGTACAACCAAGCATTTGTGTTTTGTGAGAAAGTCAAGGAGAGACTATGCAGCCAAGATGATTATCAGACATTCTTGAAGTGTCTCAATATTTTCAGCAATGGAATTATCCAAAGGAAAGAGCTGCAGAATTTG GTTTCTGATCTGCTTGGAAAATTCCCTGATCTCATGGATGAGTTTAATCAGTTCTTTGAGCGTTGTGAGAGTAATG ATGGTTTCCAGCACCTCGCTGGCGTTATGAGCAAAA AATCACTAAGCAGTGAAGAACATTTATCAATGCCAGTGAAGGGGGAGGAAAAGGAAACGGAAACGGAAAGAGAACACAAACGCGACCTTGATGCTGCTAAGGAAAAGGAGCGTTCCAACGACAAGTACATGGGGAAATCTATTCAAGAGCTTGATCTATCTGATTGCGAGCGGTGCACTCCTAGCTACCGACTCCTCCCATCggat TATCCAATACCTTCCGTCCGCCACAGACAGAAATTAGGGGCTGCTGTTTTAAATGATCACTGGGTTTCTGTCACTTCAGGAAGTGAAGACTACTCTTTTAAGCACATGCGCAGAAACCAATATGAAGAAAGTTTGTTTAGATGTGAAGATGACAG ATTTGAGTTGGATATGCTGTTGGAATCTGTGGGTTCTGCTGCGAAAAGCGCAGAAGAGTTGTTGAATAATATAGTTGAGAAGAAAATAAGTATAGAGGGATCCTTCCGGGTTGAAGACCACTTCACAG CCCTAAATTTAAGGTGCATAGAGAGACTCTATGGCGACCACGGTCTTGACGTGACAGACCTAATACGTAAGAATCCAGCCGCTGCACTTCCTGTAATTCTTACTCGTTTGAAGCAGAAACAAGAAGAATGGACAAAGTGCCGTGAAGATTTTAATGCGGTCTGGGCGGATGTGTATGCGAAGAATCATTACAAGTCACTTGATCACCGCAGCTTCTATTTTAAGCAGCAAGATTCTAAGAACTTGAGTGCCAAAG CGCTGGTGACTGAAATCAAGGACCTGAAAGAGAAGTCtcaggaagaagatgatgttcttctGTCTGTAGCTGCTGGTCACAGACAACCCATAATTCCTCACTTCGAGTATGAATATTTGGACAGGACTATTCATGAAGATCTATTCAAACTAGTACAATTTTCGTGTGAGGAGATATGTTCTACAAAGGAGCAGATCGGTAAAGTTTTGAGGCTCTGGAAAAGTTTTCTGGAGATGATGCTTGGTGTTCCTCCCAGGGCCAAGGGGTCAAATTCTGTTGAAGATGCAGTAGAAACCAAGCATCACGGTGCATTGACGAGTGGGGATGTTAATGTGAGCTCTGACTCGACAAATTTGGTTTTGAGGCAACTAAACTTTGCTGCCAATGGAGATGAGTATGCTTCATCTGGGGTCTCCAAACATGGCGCGATTGGTCTGTTAAAGAGGGATTCTTCAGCGAAAGAAAATTGCAAGGATGGTGATCCTGCTAATAAAGATGGTGCCACCTGTTCTTCTGTTAAACCTCAGAAAGATCAAGAAAATGGAAATGGAACCGATAAACGATCTGGAGATGTTGATGATAGAGTAGCCACATTCCTAAGTGGGGTAGAAAACAACAATGGTAAAGTAGGGAGTGGAGATTCGTCAG gttCACGTGGCATTTTATCCAATCAGGTGACGCTATAG